The sequence below is a genomic window from Candidatus Methylomirabilota bacterium.
TCACCGCGACGCTCCCGGCCGATTCCGAGATGGCGCGCCAGCTCATGACCGTCGCCGAGGCGAAGACCCTCGGCTACGAGCGGCTCGCTGGCCGTGGCCTGGCGATGGCCGTCGGCAAGGCGGTGCTCTGCAACTGGATGGTCACGCTCGGCGTGGTCATGGCGCTCACGTCGCAGTCCACGAGCGGGAAGATCGTCGCGATGTGGCTGCCGATCATGACCTTCTTCGCCCAGGGCTTCGAGCACTCCGTCGTCAACATGTTCGTGATCCCCGCGGGAATGCTCCTCGGCGCGCGCGTCGGGCTCGGCGACTGGTGGCTCTGGAATCAGATCCCGGTCACCCTGGGCAACGTCTTCGGCGGCCTCGTCTTCACCGGACTCGCGCTCCACGCGACGCACGGCAGGGCGCTCGCGCGCGAGACGCCGCGTCCGACGGCGGTCGCGCTCGGTGGCGAGATGCATGGAGCGCTCGCCAATCGCCCCTGACCGCCGGCCGCCCCGGGTCTCGTTCGTCGGCGCCGGACCCGGCGACCCCGAGCTGATCACCGTGAAGGGGCTCCGCCGGCTCCGCGAGGCCGAGGTCGTGCTCCACGACCGGCTCGTGCCGATGGAGCTCCTCGGCGAGGCGCGGGCCGGCGCGACGATCGTGGACGTCGGTAAGGCGCCGGGGCGCCCCTGCCTCGGCCAGGGCCAGATCAACTGGCTCCTCGTGGACTGGGCGCGTCGCCGCGAGCGCGTCGTGAGGCTCAAGGGCGGCGACCCCGCGATCTTCGGGCGGCTCGGGGAGGAGATCGAGGCCGTCCGCGCGGCGGGCGTCCCCTTCGAGATCGTCCCCGGCGTCACGGCGGCGACCGCGGCGGCCGCGCGCGCCGGCATCTCGCTCACCGAGCGGCGGAGCGCGTCGGTGGTCGTCTTCGCGACGGGCACCGACCACACCGGTCATCACCCCGCCGCGCTCGACTGGGAGTTCCTGGCGC
It includes:
- a CDS encoding formate/nitrite transporter family protein: MAYVKPDAVVEQMVQAGVNKSRLPVRDLLVRGFLSGALLGFATTLAFTASLQTRVGLVGALVFPVGFVMIVLLGLELVTGNFALVPLAVREGRVSLGALLANWSWVFLGNLIGSVFYALLFTATLPADSEMARQLMTVAEAKTLGYERLAGRGLAMAVGKAVLCNWMVTLGVVMALTSQSTSGKIVAMWLPIMTFFAQGFEHSVVNMFVIPAGMLLGARVGLGDWWLWNQIPVTLGNVFGGLVFTGLALHATHGRALARETPRPTAVALGGEMHGALANRP
- the cobA gene encoding uroporphyrinogen-III C-methyltransferase — translated: MERSPIAPDRRPPRVSFVGAGPGDPELITVKGLRRLREAEVVLHDRLVPMELLGEARAGATIVDVGKAPGRPCLGQGQINWLLVDWARRRERVVRLKGGDPAIFGRLGEEIEAVRAAGVPFEIVPGVTAATAAAARAGISLTERRSASVVVFATGTDHTGHHPAALDWEFLARVEGTLVFYMPVGSLHAITASLTALGRDAREPAILVERAATDGERVLAGRLGGIADEARAAGLASPALLITGPTVGAASVPLSVRRVLEAAGAGA